Proteins from a genomic interval of Cyanobium sp. AMD-g:
- a CDS encoding choice-of-anchor I family protein, which produces MVASSKAKGPANKWILPEELTASSQSYVGPAAAAVANRKAFPGRPEPAPAQPLLGSLDLSPQATPGEQFQSEISTTVSFRGQMYVVSSGGGGTLQVTNATDPSAITLEERVPLTGYNSQSVASYGNLLAVALSPSDYSSNGGKGVIRFYRVGAEGGLTFLQDVQVGYLPDSIAFNDKGTKLVIANEGEPITGYGVAGGKDPVGSIGIIDIKGQANLRFSYTELDFAGLTLPAGLRISGPAGTTQATDIEPEYVSILGNYAYVTLQENNGVAKVNLKTNAIETIFALGTVDYKNQLVDLSDKDGGFKPLLGQNYEGLRMADGIAAYSVKGKDYFVTANEGDGREYTQGTPPNVVVTYKDESGNGPNPNVRTLTDDATAGSPDRITTFGGRSISLFDADTGALLWDSGNSLQTIAVAAGMYADGRSDSKGVEPEMVVVAQMKGRSYAIVSMERTTSSMLAVFDVTDPAAVSFVTSTVIAGSISPEGLHVVDAKLSPTGRSQLIVSNEVSNTLNVFDLEALIAAPPVAGAGTFTSTMLKDVAGGPELKITSLITNGEFTNGLNPGDSVFAPTGIFDGQGAYDNGDGTFTLLVNSELGADRGYGYLLPGVEGGLTGARVSSLVIDKDVDDDASNGYQSQVLRGGLAYDSIHLDGSDTAIDQAADLGAAGFKRFCAANLVEANSFGAGKGFADRIYLVGEEEFTGAGGSFFALDVDGRAIHEVVGFGKGTWESATIIDTGSADTVSVLLFDDAKAPLYLWVGTKSSAADASFLERNGLAQDQGTLYTYVTTTLPEKGVVDDGPDSLDLLAFTKANGLNAAIDGSWVDLASLDGNYTQLGAPALRQLAVGAGALQLSRIEDGEVNPLNGQQAVFVSTGTADFNKGDLYGNVYTLDFSEAFGSDGLISGAGDSVLKVVYDGDLLVDPTTGLRNPDNMTISADGHAYIQEDRANGGGTDTSLGNFGTQEASIWKLAIDPITGSSTGEALRWAQIDRTAVPTAYGQSQPGVVTDANSNGVGNWESSGIIDVSTIYGSAPGSMFLANIQAHSLGGGNIQGSGYLVEGGQIDLIQQTVPLI; this is translated from the coding sequence AAGAGCTGACCGCCAGCAGTCAGTCGTACGTGGGTCCTGCGGCAGCGGCGGTGGCCAACCGCAAGGCGTTCCCCGGTCGGCCTGAGCCGGCGCCGGCCCAACCCTTGCTGGGAAGTCTGGACCTGTCTCCCCAGGCGACCCCGGGCGAGCAGTTCCAGAGCGAAATCTCCACCACCGTGAGCTTCCGTGGTCAGATGTACGTGGTCTCCAGTGGAGGTGGCGGCACCCTGCAGGTGACCAACGCCACCGATCCGTCAGCGATCACCCTGGAAGAACGGGTGCCGCTGACGGGCTACAACTCCCAGTCGGTGGCCAGTTACGGCAATCTGCTGGCGGTGGCCCTTTCCCCCAGCGACTACAGCAGCAACGGCGGCAAGGGGGTGATTCGTTTCTACCGCGTGGGTGCGGAGGGCGGTCTGACCTTCCTGCAGGACGTTCAGGTCGGCTACCTGCCCGACTCGATCGCCTTCAACGACAAGGGCACCAAGTTGGTGATCGCCAACGAGGGCGAACCGATCACGGGCTACGGCGTCGCGGGCGGCAAGGATCCTGTCGGAAGCATCGGCATCATCGACATCAAGGGTCAGGCGAATCTCAGGTTCTCCTACACCGAGCTTGATTTCGCCGGCCTCACCCTGCCCGCGGGCCTGCGAATCTCCGGCCCTGCCGGCACCACCCAGGCCACCGATATCGAGCCGGAGTACGTCTCGATCCTGGGCAACTATGCCTACGTGACCCTGCAGGAGAACAACGGCGTTGCCAAGGTCAACCTCAAGACCAACGCGATTGAGACGATCTTCGCCCTGGGCACAGTCGACTACAAGAACCAGCTCGTCGACCTCAGCGACAAGGATGGCGGGTTCAAACCCCTGCTGGGCCAGAACTACGAAGGTCTGCGCATGGCTGATGGCATCGCTGCCTACAGCGTCAAGGGCAAGGACTACTTCGTCACGGCCAACGAAGGCGATGGCCGCGAGTACACCCAGGGAACGCCTCCTAATGTCGTTGTCACCTACAAGGATGAGTCTGGCAACGGGCCTAACCCCAATGTCAGGACGCTGACGGACGATGCCACGGCCGGCAGCCCCGATCGCATCACCACCTTTGGTGGCCGCAGCATCAGCCTGTTCGATGCCGACACCGGCGCCCTGCTCTGGGACAGCGGCAACAGCCTGCAGACCATCGCCGTGGCCGCCGGCATGTATGCCGACGGCCGCAGTGATAGCAAGGGCGTTGAGCCCGAGATGGTGGTGGTGGCCCAGATGAAGGGCCGCAGCTACGCGATCGTCAGCATGGAGCGCACCACCAGCTCAATGCTGGCGGTGTTCGATGTCACCGATCCAGCCGCGGTCAGCTTCGTCACCAGCACCGTGATCGCCGGCAGCATCTCCCCGGAGGGGCTGCATGTGGTGGACGCCAAGCTGAGTCCCACCGGTCGGTCCCAGCTGATCGTGTCCAACGAGGTGTCGAACACCCTCAACGTGTTTGATCTGGAGGCCCTGATCGCCGCTCCTCCGGTGGCCGGTGCCGGCACCTTCACCTCCACCATGCTCAAGGATGTGGCCGGTGGGCCCGAGCTGAAGATCACCAGCCTGATCACCAACGGCGAGTTCACCAACGGGCTGAACCCCGGCGACAGCGTCTTCGCTCCCACGGGCATCTTCGATGGCCAGGGTGCCTACGACAATGGCGACGGCACCTTCACCCTGCTGGTCAACAGCGAGCTGGGTGCTGATCGCGGCTATGGCTATCTTCTGCCGGGTGTTGAAGGTGGGCTCACCGGCGCTCGCGTCAGCAGCCTGGTGATCGACAAGGACGTCGATGACGACGCTTCCAACGGCTACCAGAGCCAGGTGCTCAGAGGTGGTCTGGCTTACGACAGCATCCACCTCGACGGCTCTGACACTGCGATCGACCAGGCTGCCGATCTGGGTGCCGCGGGCTTCAAGCGCTTCTGCGCCGCCAATCTGGTGGAAGCGAACAGCTTCGGTGCAGGTAAAGGCTTCGCCGACCGCATCTACCTGGTGGGGGAGGAGGAATTCACCGGTGCCGGTGGTTCCTTCTTCGCTCTCGATGTCGACGGCCGTGCCATCCATGAGGTGGTGGGCTTTGGCAAGGGCACCTGGGAATCCGCCACGATCATCGATACGGGCAGTGCGGACACCGTGTCCGTGTTGTTGTTCGATGACGCCAAGGCACCCCTCTACCTGTGGGTCGGCACCAAAAGTTCAGCCGCTGACGCCAGCTTCCTGGAGCGCAACGGCCTGGCCCAGGACCAGGGCACGCTGTACACCTACGTCACCACGACCCTGCCAGAGAAAGGTGTCGTCGATGATGGCCCCGATTCCTTGGATCTGTTGGCCTTCACCAAGGCGAATGGCCTCAACGCGGCCATCGATGGCTCCTGGGTCGACCTGGCCAGCCTCGATGGCAACTACACCCAACTGGGCGCTCCGGCGCTTCGCCAGCTGGCGGTGGGCGCCGGTGCCCTGCAGCTGAGCCGGATCGAGGACGGTGAGGTCAACCCGCTCAACGGTCAGCAGGCGGTGTTCGTGTCCACCGGCACCGCGGATTTCAACAAAGGTGATCTGTACGGCAACGTCTACACCCTGGATTTCAGTGAGGCCTTCGGCAGCGATGGCCTGATCTCCGGAGCTGGTGACTCGGTGCTCAAGGTCGTCTACGACGGCGACCTGCTGGTGGATCCCACCACCGGTCTGCGCAATCCCGACAACATGACCATCAGCGCCGATGGCCATGCCTACATCCAGGAGGACCGGGCCAACGGCGGCGGCACCGACACCTCCCTCGGCAACTTCGGTACCCAGGAAGCCTCGATCTGGAAATTGGCGATTGATCCGATCACCGGCAGCTCCACCGGTGAAGCCCTGCGCTGGGCCCAGATCGACCGCACCGCCGTCCCCACCGCCTACGGCCAGAGCCAGCCCGGTGTGGTCACCGACGCCAACAGCAACGGTGTCGGCAACTGGGAGTCCTCGGGGATCATCGATGTCTCGACGATCTACGGTTCCGCCCCCGGCAGCATGTTCCTGGCCAACATCCAGGCCCACAGCCTCGGTGGTGGCAACATCCAGGGCTCCGGCTATCTGGTGGAAGGGGGCCAGATCGATCTGATCCAGCAGACCGTTCCGCTGATCTGA
- a CDS encoding jacalin-like lectin encodes MADPSELAQQVARGALFRGRHCITDGGEPLEAAVGGTVLPAGGGSTVGWQLCRSHQELVQSLHGGSSLGIGLGPLSLLGAKQAFRDSLRTTAFSLSLVVWARQVAAALEVDRTHLLDGLAVPADPAALEAFVALHGDGFVAAAAVGGECHGVFTFYAQSREQARMVERQIEAGLGLGGLSLNPALVETVTAVARTAAVNVGFRMQVIGSRGQPPAEAASLIPFARDFAGLPLDQPALIGVRTRGYESVPAIGAAFEAVAANRRLFSGDASSDGLLERREQVVELIHQMDWVAETYRLYAVAADPRLAIQHAVATADLAALDACLGAYAAAPTAPLEPPPLPSLAAGSPELNVTLGEEPPMGGDGGTPFAFPGRAEAIRQRQHLVEVALRTGSRVDQIRLRYAGEGAPLEAKVHGGGGGGDRGRLELGQGVVISRIEALSGSRVDRLFLTSSDGQRIGGGGAAGDRPLDWTVPADSVVLGFSGRSGRELDGLRAVVARFGPLIWQPLEAAAEGP; translated from the coding sequence ATGGCTGACCCCTCGGAGCTGGCCCAGCAGGTCGCCCGGGGGGCCCTGTTCCGCGGGCGCCACTGCATCACCGACGGCGGCGAGCCCCTGGAGGCCGCCGTGGGCGGCACGGTGCTCCCGGCGGGCGGTGGCAGCACGGTGGGCTGGCAGCTGTGCCGCAGCCACCAGGAACTGGTCCAGTCACTGCACGGCGGCAGTTCGCTGGGGATCGGCCTGGGCCCCCTGAGCCTGCTGGGGGCCAAACAGGCGTTCCGCGATTCCCTGAGGACCACCGCCTTCAGCCTCTCGCTGGTGGTCTGGGCCCGCCAGGTGGCCGCAGCGCTGGAGGTGGACCGGACCCACCTGCTGGACGGGCTCGCCGTGCCGGCAGACCCCGCCGCGCTGGAGGCCTTCGTGGCCCTGCACGGGGATGGGTTCGTGGCGGCGGCGGCGGTGGGCGGCGAGTGCCATGGGGTGTTCACCTTCTACGCCCAGTCACGGGAGCAGGCGCGGATGGTGGAGCGGCAGATCGAGGCGGGACTGGGCCTCGGGGGTCTGTCCCTGAACCCCGCCCTGGTGGAGACCGTGACGGCGGTCGCCCGCACGGCTGCCGTGAATGTGGGCTTCCGGATGCAGGTGATCGGCAGCCGGGGCCAGCCACCGGCCGAGGCCGCCTCCCTGATCCCCTTCGCCCGCGACTTCGCCGGGCTCCCCCTGGATCAGCCGGCCCTGATCGGCGTGCGAACCAGGGGCTACGAGAGCGTGCCCGCCATCGGCGCCGCCTTCGAGGCGGTGGCCGCCAACCGGCGGCTGTTCAGCGGCGACGCCTCAAGCGACGGCCTGCTGGAGCGGCGCGAACAGGTGGTGGAACTGATCCACCAGATGGACTGGGTGGCGGAGACTTACAGGCTCTATGCCGTGGCGGCGGACCCGAGGCTGGCCATCCAGCACGCTGTTGCCACAGCTGACCTGGCGGCCCTCGACGCCTGCCTGGGCGCCTACGCCGCCGCTCCCACCGCTCCTCTGGAGCCACCGCCGCTGCCGTCCCTGGCCGCAGGCAGCCCCGAGCTGAACGTGACCCTGGGCGAGGAGCCGCCGATGGGGGGCGACGGCGGCACCCCCTTCGCCTTCCCCGGACGGGCCGAGGCGATTCGCCAGCGGCAGCATCTGGTGGAGGTGGCGCTGCGCACCGGCTCGCGGGTGGATCAGATCCGGTTGCGCTATGCCGGCGAGGGGGCTCCGCTCGAGGCGAAGGTCCACGGGGGCGGCGGCGGCGGCGACCGGGGCCGCCTGGAGCTGGGACAGGGCGTGGTGATCAGCCGCATCGAAGCCCTCAGCGGCAGCCGCGTCGACCGGCTGTTCCTCACCAGCAGCGACGGCCAAAGGATCGGCGGTGGTGGCGCGGCCGGTGACCGACCACTGGACTGGACAGTGCCGGCCGACAGCGTGGTGCTGGGCTTCAGCGGTCGCAGCGGCCGGGAACTGGATGGCCTGCGGGCCGTGGTGGCCCGCTTCGGGCCCCTGATCTGGCAGCCGCTGGAGGCGGCGGCGGAGGGGCCCTGA
- a CDS encoding class I SAM-dependent methyltransferase, whose protein sequence is MTAETLPSPSAGACPNCGGSSLTLVRRERVSKARVEAELVHCASCDFLFLADPTWLDVAYEDSFYGDTGYVDRNLHASRLLRLLLVIGRLGRFGASEPGCDLGTGLGMLPRLLRDHGFDFHGTDAYAAMELIRPFCEPPGDGPIGCKTAFEVIEHVPDTAGFLRDEVGATPLFVFSTLMRQAGEIPAPDWWYYAFGNGQHISFHSRRSFEVAMAQAGMDPAWLVCIDGPVHQRALHLIAPQARWRRAFRVAGALVNRGLDGLLLPWLEPLVGLRTRIIPDHYLAMERLRSAAERQPCP, encoded by the coding sequence GTGACGGCCGAGACTCTCCCCAGCCCCTCCGCCGGCGCTTGTCCCAACTGCGGCGGAAGCAGCCTCACCCTGGTGCGACGGGAGCGGGTGAGCAAGGCCCGGGTGGAGGCTGAACTCGTCCATTGCGCCAGCTGCGACTTCCTGTTCCTGGCCGATCCCACCTGGCTGGATGTGGCCTACGAGGACTCCTTCTACGGCGATACGGGCTACGTCGACCGCAACCTGCACGCCTCCCGGCTGCTGCGGCTGCTGCTGGTGATCGGCCGGCTGGGCCGCTTCGGCGCCAGCGAGCCGGGCTGCGACCTGGGCACCGGCCTGGGCATGCTGCCGCGGCTGCTGCGCGACCACGGCTTCGATTTCCACGGCACCGACGCCTATGCGGCCATGGAACTGATCCGCCCCTTCTGCGAGCCCCCGGGCGATGGCCCGATCGGCTGCAAGACCGCCTTCGAGGTGATCGAGCACGTGCCCGACACCGCCGGGTTCCTGCGCGATGAGGTGGGCGCCACGCCCCTGTTCGTCTTCTCCACCCTGATGCGCCAGGCGGGGGAGATTCCTGCTCCCGACTGGTGGTACTACGCCTTCGGCAACGGCCAGCACATCAGCTTCCACAGCCGCCGCAGCTTCGAGGTGGCGATGGCGCAGGCGGGGATGGATCCGGCCTGGCTGGTCTGCATCGATGGGCCGGTGCACCAGCGCGCCCTGCATCTGATCGCCCCGCAGGCCCGCTGGCGGCGGGCTTTCCGTGTGGCCGGCGCTCTGGTGAACCGCGGCCTCGACGGGTTGCTGCTGCCGTGGCTGGAGCCCCTGGTGGGGTTGCGCACCCGCATCATCCCCGACCACTACCTGGCCATGGAGCGGCTCAGATCTGCCGCAGAGCGTCAGCCTTGTCCTTGA
- a CDS encoding HlyD family secretion protein, with protein sequence MVPPTPGSLLRRAQNSLERSIHTDSDDVVLQQSRFWARSITWTLMGVTLFGLGWLAFAQTEEIVTAPGKLEPLGVVKDIQMPVGGVVEAVMVKEGERVKKGQVLLRLDTETTLDRQASMQQTIRYKQQQLRLKQVELDRYLQFNDTEQRVLRQSLVLERDVLGRLETLNKEGATAELQYLSQRNKVQEVEGKLQEGQVDRLRQQAILQQGIREIQSELADLRSKLTELNVNIRYQVIRAPEAGVVFELKPRSRGFVAQTSEPVMKVVPFDKLEARVEVPSREIGFVSVGKTADISIDSFPATDFGVLQGTVRRIGSDALPPDQMNNFYRFPVDIRLNSQQLKLKSGKVLPLQVGMSLTANVKLRKVTYLQLLLSDFKDKADALRQI encoded by the coding sequence ATGGTTCCCCCCACTCCAGGCAGCCTGCTGCGCCGGGCCCAGAACAGCCTCGAGCGCAGCATCCACACCGACAGCGACGACGTGGTGCTGCAGCAGTCGCGCTTCTGGGCCCGCTCGATCACCTGGACCCTGATGGGGGTCACCCTGTTCGGCCTCGGCTGGCTGGCCTTCGCCCAGACCGAGGAGATCGTCACCGCTCCGGGCAAGCTCGAGCCCCTGGGAGTGGTGAAGGACATCCAGATGCCGGTGGGCGGCGTGGTGGAGGCGGTGATGGTGAAGGAGGGGGAGCGGGTCAAGAAGGGCCAGGTGCTGCTGCGCCTCGACACCGAGACCACCCTCGACCGCCAGGCCAGCATGCAGCAGACGATCCGGTACAAGCAGCAGCAACTGCGGCTCAAGCAGGTGGAGCTCGACCGCTATCTGCAGTTCAATGACACCGAGCAGCGGGTGCTGCGCCAGAGCCTGGTGCTGGAGAGGGATGTGCTCGGCCGCCTCGAGACCCTCAACAAGGAGGGCGCCACCGCCGAACTTCAGTACCTCTCCCAGCGCAACAAGGTGCAGGAGGTGGAGGGCAAGCTCCAGGAGGGCCAGGTGGACCGGCTGCGCCAGCAGGCGATCCTGCAGCAGGGCATCCGCGAAATCCAGAGCGAGCTGGCCGACCTGCGCAGCAAGCTGACCGAACTCAACGTCAACATCCGCTACCAGGTCATCCGGGCGCCGGAAGCCGGCGTGGTGTTCGAGCTCAAGCCCCGCTCCAGGGGTTTCGTGGCCCAGACCAGCGAGCCGGTGATGAAGGTGGTGCCCTTCGACAAGCTCGAGGCACGGGTGGAGGTGCCCAGCCGGGAGATCGGTTTCGTCTCGGTGGGGAAAACGGCCGACATCAGCATCGATTCGTTCCCGGCCACCGATTTCGGCGTGCTGCAGGGCACCGTGCGGCGCATCGGTTCGGACGCCCTGCCCCCGGACCAGATGAACAACTTCTACCGCTTTCCGGTGGACATCCGGCTCAATTCCCAGCAGCTGAAACTCAAGAGCGGCAAGGTGCTGCCGCTGCAGGTGGGGATGTCGCTCACCGCCAACGTCAAGCTGCGCAAGGTGACCTACCTGCAGCTGCTGCTGAGCGACTTCAAGGACAAGGCTGACGCTCTGCGGCAGATCTGA
- a CDS encoding ABC transporter transmembrane domain-containing protein encodes MTSTVPGRTDWLTLAPFDGLSAAGRERLLAEARPCRFGVGEDLSNAGSIGDRVLVLHEGEARLLAERDGRPFTLERLGPGAIVGLVSLLRAEGIEAVSAASDLLATAIPDTLMLELLLAEDGLRQWCGRHLWTAELHQLLLQREGAAAGRFDPALWREKLERLRLRARGVLPTSDGPIPLQDGDELLLASANVPDLAIGSVLAAAEALPQPRPPLPLRLLALAPAPAVAPGPDITQAGQAIVPIEAVAGGLAQPSSLDLGQDRSDRGLTLVRGNGPLEETLACFQMLGKLLELPYRRDAVDKILRDKMRRGQPPDLQLCGQIAAMLGLLVTGAKVPAASATRLITPCLVPWKEGFAIATASNAAGLRLASPAEGWVQLSPAEIAEQYPEGLELLLLERSIDTPEQTFGPGWFWPALKRYRGMLLQVLLASFVVQLFSLANPLLIQVIIDKVISQRSLDTLQILGMALVVVTLMEGVIGSLRTFLFTDTTNRIDLRLGAEVIDHLLRLPLGYFDKRPVGELGTRIAELEKIRNFLTGQALITLLDAAFSVIYIIVMAIYSWLLTLIALAVLPIQVGLTLLGAPLFRRQYRQAAEENARTQSHLVEVLTGIQTVKAQNVEMVSRWKWQELYAKYISRTFEKTITGTFLNETSSVLQKLSQLLVLWVGATLVLKGELTLGQLIAFRIISGYVTQPLLRLSSIWQNIQELRVSFERLADVVDTPEESSEADRGHIPLPPVKGDVVFENLSFRFNPGGPEVLSNVSLHVPPGTFTGIVGQSGSGKSTLMKLLPRLYSPTKGRILVDGYDIDKVELYSLRRQIGIVPQDPLLFSGTISENIALTNPEAPSDAIVEAARIAGAHDFIMELSAGYSTPLGERGASLSGGQRQRIAIARTLLSQPQLLVMDEATSALDYDTERQVCDNLREAMSQSTVFFITHRLSTIRRADLIVMMHQGAIVETGSHEELMALKGRYFALYRQQEAG; translated from the coding sequence ATGACCTCCACCGTCCCCGGACGCACCGACTGGCTCACCCTGGCGCCCTTCGACGGCCTTTCCGCCGCCGGCCGGGAGCGACTGCTGGCGGAAGCCCGCCCCTGCCGGTTCGGCGTCGGCGAAGACCTCAGCAACGCCGGCAGCATCGGTGACCGGGTCCTTGTGCTGCACGAGGGTGAGGCCCGACTGCTGGCCGAACGGGACGGACGGCCGTTCACCCTGGAGCGGCTGGGGCCCGGCGCCATCGTGGGGCTGGTTTCCCTGTTGCGCGCCGAGGGGATCGAAGCGGTGAGCGCCGCCTCCGACCTTCTGGCAACGGCGATTCCGGACACGCTGATGCTCGAGCTGCTGCTGGCCGAGGACGGTCTGCGGCAGTGGTGTGGCCGCCACCTCTGGACTGCCGAACTGCACCAGTTGCTGTTGCAACGGGAGGGGGCCGCCGCGGGCCGCTTCGATCCGGCCCTCTGGCGGGAGAAGCTTGAGCGTCTGCGCCTGCGGGCCCGGGGCGTGCTGCCCACCAGTGACGGGCCCATCCCCCTGCAGGACGGCGACGAACTGCTCCTCGCCAGCGCCAACGTCCCCGACCTGGCCATCGGCTCGGTGCTGGCGGCGGCAGAGGCCCTGCCCCAGCCCCGTCCCCCCCTGCCCCTGCGGCTGCTGGCCCTGGCCCCCGCGCCCGCCGTGGCGCCTGGCCCGGACATCACACAGGCAGGCCAGGCCATCGTCCCCATCGAGGCCGTCGCCGGCGGGCTGGCCCAGCCCAGCAGCCTCGATCTGGGCCAGGACCGCAGTGACCGGGGCCTCACCCTGGTGCGGGGCAACGGCCCGCTGGAGGAGACCCTGGCCTGCTTTCAGATGCTCGGCAAGCTGCTGGAGCTGCCCTACCGCCGTGACGCGGTGGACAAGATCCTGCGCGACAAGATGCGCCGCGGCCAGCCGCCGGATCTGCAGCTCTGCGGCCAGATCGCCGCCATGCTCGGCCTGCTGGTCACCGGCGCCAAGGTGCCGGCGGCCTCGGCCACGAGGCTGATCACCCCCTGCCTGGTGCCCTGGAAGGAGGGCTTCGCCATCGCCACCGCCAGCAACGCCGCCGGCCTGCGGCTGGCCTCGCCGGCGGAGGGCTGGGTGCAGCTGAGCCCCGCCGAGATCGCCGAGCAGTACCCGGAGGGGCTGGAGCTGCTGCTGCTGGAGCGCAGCATCGACACCCCGGAGCAGACCTTCGGCCCGGGCTGGTTCTGGCCGGCCCTGAAGCGCTACCGGGGCATGTTGCTCCAGGTGCTGCTGGCCTCGTTCGTGGTCCAGCTGTTCAGCCTGGCCAACCCCCTGCTGATCCAGGTGATCATCGACAAGGTGATCTCCCAGCGCAGCCTCGATACGCTGCAGATCCTGGGCATGGCCCTGGTGGTGGTCACCCTGATGGAGGGGGTGATCGGCTCGTTGCGCACCTTCCTGTTCACCGACACCACCAACCGCATCGACCTGCGCCTCGGCGCCGAGGTGATCGACCACCTGCTGCGCCTGCCGCTCGGCTATTTCGACAAGCGCCCCGTCGGCGAGCTGGGCACCCGCATCGCCGAGCTGGAGAAGATCCGCAACTTCCTCACCGGTCAGGCGCTGATCACCCTGCTGGATGCGGCCTTCTCGGTGATCTACATCATCGTGATGGCGATCTACAGCTGGCTGCTGACCCTGATCGCCCTGGCGGTGCTGCCCATCCAGGTGGGCCTCACCCTGCTGGGAGCCCCCCTGTTCCGGCGCCAGTACCGCCAGGCGGCTGAGGAGAACGCCCGCACCCAGAGCCACCTGGTGGAGGTGCTCACCGGCATCCAGACGGTGAAGGCCCAGAACGTCGAGATGGTGAGCCGCTGGAAATGGCAGGAGCTCTACGCCAAATACATCTCCCGCACCTTCGAGAAGACGATCACCGGCACCTTCCTCAACGAGACCAGCTCGGTGCTCCAGAAGCTCTCCCAGCTGCTGGTGCTCTGGGTGGGGGCCACCCTGGTGCTCAAGGGGGAGCTCACCCTGGGCCAGCTGATCGCCTTCCGGATCATCAGCGGCTATGTCACCCAGCCCCTGCTGCGGCTCTCCTCGATCTGGCAGAACATCCAGGAGCTGCGGGTGTCGTTCGAGCGCCTCGCCGATGTGGTCGACACCCCGGAGGAATCCAGCGAAGCCGACCGCGGCCACATCCCCCTGCCGCCGGTCAAAGGCGACGTGGTGTTCGAGAACCTCAGCTTCCGCTTCAACCCCGGCGGGCCGGAGGTGCTCAGCAACGTCAGCCTGCACGTGCCCCCCGGCACCTTCACCGGGATCGTGGGCCAGAGCGGCAGCGGCAAGAGCACCCTGATGAAGCTGCTGCCGCGGCTCTACTCCCCCACGAAGGGGCGCATCCTCGTGGACGGCTACGACATCGACAAGGTGGAGCTCTATTCCCTGCGCCGCCAGATCGGCATCGTGCCCCAGGACCCCCTGCTCTTCTCCGGCACCATCAGCGAGAACATCGCCCTGACCAATCCGGAGGCCCCCAGCGACGCCATCGTCGAGGCCGCCCGCATCGCCGGCGCCCATGACTTCATCATGGAGCTCTCCGCCGGTTACAGCACCCCCCTGGGGGAGCGCGGCGCCTCCCTCTCCGGTGGCCAGCGCCAGCGCATCGCCATCGCCCGCACCCTGCTGAGCCAGCCCCAGCTGCTGGTGATGGATGAGGCCACCAGCGCCCTCGACTACGACACCGAACGCCAGGTGTGCGACAACCTGCGGGAGGCGATGAGCCAGAGCACCGTGTTCTTCATCACCCACCGGCTCTCCACCATCCGCCGCGCCGATCTGATCGTGATGATGCACCAGGGCGCCATCGTCGAGACCGGCAGCCATGAGGAACTGATGGCCCTGAAGGGCCGCTATTTCGCGCTCTATCGCCAACAGGAGGCCGGCTGA
- a CDS encoding peptidylprolyl isomerase, protein MKAEPVPVAHPLDHDISLDPPVRPSRPPVLLEVEPLPEIPGELRRRLARHQLLLPLLRQSVIATAVAKVTLAEEERQQAQQAWGASHGLRSAEDLKNHLQRHELSEADVLWQAELPTRIDRHCQEHFLHRAEQRYLARKNQLDQVIYSLLRVEDGALARELYLRIAEGEADFAELAATYAKGPERSTRGVVGPVPLLQAHPSLAELLRTSRPGQLHPPLRIDRWWLVVRLETLRSASFDDEMQKRMARELFEEWVDQEVTLQLRPGQGQ, encoded by the coding sequence GTGAAAGCTGAACCTGTGCCCGTCGCCCACCCCTTGGACCACGACATCAGTCTCGATCCGCCCGTGCGCCCCTCCAGGCCACCGGTGCTGTTGGAGGTGGAGCCGCTGCCTGAAATCCCAGGGGAACTGCGTCGCCGGCTCGCCCGTCACCAGTTGCTGCTGCCCCTGCTGCGCCAGTCGGTGATCGCCACCGCCGTGGCCAAGGTGACCCTGGCGGAGGAGGAGCGCCAGCAGGCCCAGCAGGCCTGGGGCGCCAGCCATGGCCTCCGCTCCGCCGAGGATCTGAAGAACCACCTGCAGCGGCACGAACTCTCGGAAGCCGACGTGCTCTGGCAAGCGGAGCTCCCCACCAGGATCGACCGCCACTGCCAGGAGCATTTCCTGCACCGGGCGGAGCAGCGTTACCTGGCCCGCAAGAACCAGCTCGATCAGGTGATCTACAGCCTGCTGCGGGTGGAGGATGGGGCCCTGGCCCGGGAGCTCTACCTGCGCATCGCCGAGGGGGAAGCCGATTTCGCCGAACTGGCCGCCACCTACGCCAAGGGGCCCGAACGCTCCACGCGCGGGGTGGTGGGTCCGGTGCCGTTGCTTCAGGCCCACCCCTCCCTCGCCGAATTGCTGCGCACCAGCCGCCCGGGGCAGCTGCATCCCCCCCTGCGCATCGACCGCTGGTGGCTGGTGGTGCGCCTGGAAACCCTCCGCTCGGCCAGCTTCGACGACGAGATGCAGAAGCGGATGGCCCGGGAGCTGTTTGAGGAATGGGTGGACCAGGAAGTGACCCTGCAACTGCGTCCGGGGCAGGGGCAATGA